The genomic interval AGACGCCCGCCCCGGTCCATCGTCGTGGTGGCGAGCTGATCGGCGTCCATCTCACCGAGTCCCTTGTAGCGCTGGACTGGTTCGTGCCAGCGTCGTCCGGACTTCGTGACCTTCGTGAGCAGGGTGTGCAGCTCGGGCTCGCTGTAGGTGTAGATCGTCTCGTTCGGCTTCGTGCCGGGGTTCATGACGATCACGCGGTGAAGCGGTGGCACGGCCGCGAACACGCGCCCTGCCTCGACCAGTGGGCGCATGTAACGGAAGAACAGGGTGAGCAGCAGGGTGCGGATGTGGGCGCCGTCGACATCCGCGTCGCTCATCAGAATCACCTTGCCGTAGCGTGCCGCATCGAGATCGAACGAGCGACCCGAGCCCGCGCCGATCACCTGGATGATCGAGGCGCACTCCGCGTTGGAGAGCATGTCGCTGACAGAGGCTTTCTGCACGTTGAGGATCTTGCCGCGGATGGGCAGCAGCGCCTGGAACTCGCTGTTGCGCGCGAGCTTCGCGGTGCCCAGTGCCGAGTCGCCCTCCACGATGAAGAGCTCGGAGTGGGCGACATCCGATGAACGGCAGTCGACGAGCTTCGCGGGAAGCGAGGAGGACTCGAGGGCGTTCTTGCGCCGCTGGGTCTCTTTGTGCGAGCGCGCAGAGATGCGCGCCTTCATCTCGGCCACGACCTTGTCGAGAAGCAGCGCCGTCTGATTCTTGTCGTCGCGCTTGGGAGACGTGAATCGCGCCGTGAGCTCTCGCGTCAGGACATTGTTGACGATCTGGCGCACCGCGGGCGTGCCGAGGACCTCTTTCGTCTGCCCCTCGAACTGCGGCTCCGGCACCCTGACGGTGAGGACCGCGGTCATACCGGCGAGGATGTCGTCCTTCTCGAGCTTGTCGTTGCCGACCTTGAGACGCCGGGCGTTCTGGTCGACCTGGGCGCGCAGCACCTTCATGAGTCCCTGCTCGAACCCCTGCTGGTGCGTGCCGCCCTTGGGCGTCGCGATGATGTTCACGAACGAGCGCGAAACTGTCTCGTATCCGGTCCCCCAGCGCAGTGCGATGTCGACGTGGCACTCGCGCTCGACGTCGGTGGGCACCATGGCGCCGGTCGGCTGGAGCACCGGCACGGTCTCGGTGAAGGTCCCGGAGCCGGTGAGCCGCCAAGTGTCGGTCACCGCGGAGTCGGGAGCGAGGAAGTCGACGAATTCCGAGATGCCGCCGTCGTAGCGATACCTCGTCTCGACCGGCTGATCCGTGCTCGAAGCGCCTGCGGTTGGTGAGCCTGTCGAAGCACGTTCGTCTCGCACCACGATCTCGAGTCCCGGGACGAGGAACGCGGTCTGGCGAGCGCGCTGCGCCAGATCGTCGAGGTTGAAGGCGGCATCCTTCGTGAAGATCTGCCGGTCCGCCCAGTAGCGGATGCGGGTGCCGGTGACGCCTTTCGCGGCACGCCCGGTAACCCGCAGCTCGGAATTCGTCTCGAAGGGCGTGAACGTCGATGACGGCGATCCGTTCGAGAACACGCCGGGTTCGCCGCGGTGGAAGGACATCGCCCACGTCTTGCCGTTGCGATCCACCTCGACGTCGAGCCGCTCGGACAGGGCGTTCACGACGGATGCGCCGACACCGTGCAGTCCGCCCGAAGCGGCGTACGAGCCGCCGCCGAACTTGCCGCCGGCGTGGAGCTTGGTGAAGACGACCTCGACACCCGAGAGGCCGGTGCGGGGTTCGATGTCGACCGGGATGCCGCGCGCCTGGTCGCGCACCTCGACGCTGCCGTCCGCGTGCAGCACGATGTCGATACGCGATCCGTGCCCGCCGAGAGCTTCGTCGACGGAGTTGTCGATGATCTCCCACAGGCAGTGCATCAGGCCGCGGGAGTCGGTCGAGCCGATGTACATGCCCGGCCGCTTGCGGACCGCTTCGAGTCCCTCAAGCACCTGGAGGTGATGGGCGGAATACTCGGAGGTCACAATTCTCAAGCGTATCCGGGGGCGGCGACGGCGTCGGGGTGACACGCTCCAGGCGGATGCGGGGTACGCGCACAGCGAAATGTCATCGGTTCGCGGCATTCTGGTAACAAACGCGTGGTTGTATTTCTTACCTGCACCGGAGTTCTACATATACGAGGAGGCACCGAGATGAACACGCTATCCACACCGACCGAGCCGGGTGTCGTTCTCGAGCACCGACTGACGGCGCTGGACCGCTGCGATTCCTGTGGTGCCCAGGCCTATATCGCCGCAGAGGTGAACGGAAGCGAGCTCCTGTTCTGCGCACACCACGGCCGCAAGTACGAAGAGAAGCTTCGTGCGATCGCGACCAGCTGGCACGACGAGACGGCACGCCTGATCGAGTCCTGACTCAGCCTCCGAGATACTCGCGGCTGACCAGCGGCGAGATCCGAACGGCGATCTCCTCGCCGATGCTGGCGAACGCCTCAGCGAGATCCGTCGCAGAGGCGGCCCCTTCGCCGTAGAACGTCACCTCGTCACCGAGGAGCGCTTCAGGCCAGCGTTCCACGACGCTCTCGAGACGATCGACGCGCAGGAGTGCCCGCGGGCCCGAGGGACTCGCGACCACGACACGGCCCGCCAGCGTCGACGGCAGACCGTGCAAGGCGCCCAGGGCAACGTGGGCGCCTTCGTCATCGATACGGATGACGGGTGCCGAGAGCGTGGCGATGGGCCGGATGCCGAGCATCCCCTCGTCTGGTCCCCCGGCCGGCCGGATTCCATACGCGAAAGCGCCGATCCGGACCAGATCGTGACGTAACTCGGGGCGCGCGAACGCGGCTGCACTGGCGGTGAGGTGGCGGACCGAAGGTCTCAGCCCTGCGCGCTCGGAGGCCTCGACGGCCGCGATGAACTGCGCGGACGCGGCATCGTCTTCTTCGTCCGAGGCCTCCGCGAGGTGGCTCCAGACGCCGACCACACCTATCGCGCCGGTCGATTCGAGGGCGGCCGCATCAGCCGCAGCCGCATCCCATTCCTCGGGTCGGATG from Microbacterium pumilum carries:
- a CDS encoding DNA topoisomerase IV subunit B, giving the protein MVTSEYSAHHLQVLEGLEAVRKRPGMYIGSTDSRGLMHCLWEIIDNSVDEALGGHGSRIDIVLHADGSVEVRDQARGIPVDIEPRTGLSGVEVVFTKLHAGGKFGGGSYAASGGLHGVGASVVNALSERLDVEVDRNGKTWAMSFHRGEPGVFSNGSPSSTFTPFETNSELRVTGRAAKGVTGTRIRYWADRQIFTKDAAFNLDDLAQRARQTAFLVPGLEIVVRDERASTGSPTAGASSTDQPVETRYRYDGGISEFVDFLAPDSAVTDTWRLTGSGTFTETVPVLQPTGAMVPTDVERECHVDIALRWGTGYETVSRSFVNIIATPKGGTHQQGFEQGLMKVLRAQVDQNARRLKVGNDKLEKDDILAGMTAVLTVRVPEPQFEGQTKEVLGTPAVRQIVNNVLTRELTARFTSPKRDDKNQTALLLDKVVAEMKARISARSHKETQRRKNALESSSLPAKLVDCRSSDVAHSELFIVEGDSALGTAKLARNSEFQALLPIRGKILNVQKASVSDMLSNAECASIIQVIGAGSGRSFDLDAARYGKVILMSDADVDGAHIRTLLLTLFFRYMRPLVEAGRVFAAVPPLHRVIVMNPGTKPNETIYTYSEPELHTLLTKVTKSGRRWHEPVQRYKGLGEMDADQLATTTMDRGGRLLRRVRLEDAESAGHIFELLMGNEVAPRREFIVESSHRLSRDAIDA
- a CDS encoding DUF7455 domain-containing protein, whose protein sequence is MNTLSTPTEPGVVLEHRLTALDRCDSCGAQAYIAAEVNGSELLFCAHHGRKYEEKLRAIATSWHDETARLIES
- a CDS encoding alanine racemase yields the protein MTSALRIDLDAFAANLRHIRGEIAPSEHMLVVKDDAYGHGLVPIIQRAWTAGVRWFGAFDVQTGATVRATLGEDARIFVWLAGSDDEIRTAIDLRLDLGVGDRDLLHDVARIAREIAQPARVHLKIDTGLHRNGIRPEEWDAAAADAAALESTGAIGVVGVWSHLAEASDEEDDAASAQFIAAVEASERAGLRPSVRHLTASAAAFARPELRHDLVRIGAFAYGIRPAGGPDEGMLGIRPIATLSAPVIRIDDEGAHVALGALHGLPSTLAGRVVVASPSGPRALLRVDRLESVVERWPEALLGDEVTFYGEGAASATDLAEAFASIGEEIAVRISPLVSREYLGG